In Bacillota bacterium, one DNA window encodes the following:
- a CDS encoding sigma-70 family RNA polymerase sigma factor produces MKEYKIRVKNEIVTVSKEIYTAYYKMRRRERYIEEISIKNNLSYDQLVELDYPIEQKMCDQQLLVEDVIIEKIMLEKLMLALAQLTEHERLIINELFFNGKSERELADSMKLPRTTLQSRKNSIISKLKKIIEK; encoded by the coding sequence ATGAAAGAATACAAAATAAGAGTGAAAAATGAAATTGTTACTGTAAGCAAGGAAATATATACCGCCTATTACAAGATGAGAAGACGTGAAAGGTACATAGAGGAAATCAGTATAAAGAACAATCTTTCTTATGACCAGCTAGTCGAGCTGGACTATCCTATCGAGCAGAAAATGTGTGATCAGCAACTTCTTGTTGAAGACGTTATTATTGAAAAAATCATGCTTGAGAAATTAATGCTGGCGCTTGCACAATTGACAGAGCATGAGCGGCTAATAATTAACGAACTGTTCTTTAATGGCAAAAGCGAAAGAGAGCTTGCAGATTCAATGAAGCTGCCAAGAACAACTTTGCAGTCTCGCAAAAACAGCATTATCAGCAAACTTAAAAAAATTATTGAAAAATAA